One stretch of Thermoproteota archaeon DNA includes these proteins:
- a CDS encoding formyltetrahydrofolate deformylase, translating into MKKTIVGITIVGKDREGIVAAFTNFVFQKGGNIEKVNQNVIKGLFGMYLEASFVKKLDLKKFDLELQREAKKQKMEVDTHHETNSQKNIAVFVTKEPHCLQKILAEKSKIKGKISVIVGTEKTLASIAKKAKIPFVAVEERNQEEAEAHLISICKKYDVDVIALARYMRILTPNFVWRYPNRIINIHPSLLPAFPGALAYAQAFERGTKIIGVTSHYVTENLDQGPIIFQDSFTVDPNDSLEKIKEKGQKLEASTLLKALKLHLENKLEVRWRKVHIKSK; encoded by the coding sequence GTGAAAAAGACCATTGTTGGCATAACAATTGTTGGTAAAGACAGAGAAGGTATTGTTGCTGCATTTACAAATTTTGTATTTCAAAAAGGAGGAAACATCGAAAAAGTAAATCAGAATGTCATCAAGGGACTGTTTGGAATGTATCTAGAAGCATCGTTTGTGAAAAAATTAGATCTAAAAAAATTTGATTTGGAATTACAACGTGAAGCAAAAAAACAAAAGATGGAAGTGGACACACATCATGAAACAAATTCTCAAAAAAATATTGCAGTATTTGTAACTAAAGAGCCTCATTGCTTGCAAAAAATTCTTGCAGAAAAAAGTAAGATCAAAGGAAAGATCTCAGTTATTGTAGGTACTGAAAAGACATTAGCATCAATTGCAAAAAAAGCAAAAATTCCATTTGTAGCAGTTGAAGAACGTAATCAAGAAGAGGCAGAAGCGCACCTGATAAGCATCTGTAAAAAATATGATGTGGATGTAATTGCACTTGCACGATACATGAGGATCCTTACACCAAACTTTGTGTGGAGATATCCAAATAGGATAATCAATATTCATCCATCGCTATTGCCTGCATTTCCTGGCGCACTTGCATATGCTCAAGCCTTTGAGAGGGGAACAAAGATTATCGGAGTTACATCGCACTATGTTACTGAAAACCTAGACCAAGGTCCAATTATTTTCCAAGACTCCTTTACAGTAGATCCAAACGATAGCCTTGAGAAGATTAAGGAAAAAGGACAAAAACTCGAGGCAAGCACACTGCTCAAGGCTCTAAAATTACACCTTGAGAACAAGCTAGAGGTCCGCTGGAGAAAAGTTCACATAAAATCCAAGTGA
- a CDS encoding creatininase family protein: MRIKDQFDPVIRKKIRTTKIAAVIPVGSLEQHGPHLPVSTDSDIVTKVCERISEKNNFLLLPTVNYGVSYEHAPYFNVSVTKSTLSKILADMILSLEQNKISNVFVINGHHGNIDALRTLEKSKAFSKKTKVFTFSYWHFMSQEFDHAGFVETSLMLAISKNVNMKKAVKGFSPGNISAKQRQAINKKASKSFISVTKNGVWGDPRDANSRDGKKILAEIVTNLGKKCQTCLTGKSPKLHQ, encoded by the coding sequence ATGAGAATCAAAGATCAATTTGATCCAGTAATAAGAAAAAAAATAAGAACAACAAAAATTGCTGCTGTCATTCCCGTCGGTTCACTTGAACAGCACGGGCCGCATTTACCAGTATCTACTGATTCTGATATTGTAACTAAAGTGTGTGAGAGAATTTCAGAAAAAAACAATTTTCTATTACTGCCCACAGTAAATTACGGAGTTTCATATGAGCACGCCCCCTACTTTAATGTCAGTGTAACCAAGTCTACGCTTTCAAAGATTCTAGCAGACATGATACTCTCACTTGAGCAAAACAAAATTTCAAACGTTTTTGTGATAAATGGTCATCATGGAAATATTGATGCCTTGAGGACTTTGGAAAAATCAAAGGCTTTCTCAAAAAAGACCAAAGTCTTTACTTTTTCATACTGGCACTTTATGAGTCAAGAGTTTGATCATGCTGGATTTGTTGAGACATCGTTAATGCTAGCAATTTCAAAAAATGTCAATATGAAAAAAGCTGTAAAGGGATTTTCTCCAGGAAATATTTCTGCAAAACAAAGACAGGCAATCAACAAAAAAGCATCAAAATCATTCATTTCTGTTACAAAAAATGGAGTCTGGGGTGATCCCCGAGATGCTAATTCAAGAGATGGAAAGAAGATCTTAGCTGAAATAGTCACAAATCTTGGAAAAAAGTGTCAAACTTGCCTCACCGGCAAAAGTCCAAAGTTACACCAATGA
- a CDS encoding RNA-binding protein yields the protein MSVDMAVKVLEESINKVVLIKLKGGKTIRGSLQGFDQHMNLLLDSSEEIPSEGDSKSLGTIVVRGDNVVMISPPPSS from the coding sequence ATGTCCGTAGATATGGCAGTAAAAGTACTGGAAGAAAGTATCAACAAGGTAGTCTTGATCAAGCTCAAAGGCGGCAAGACAATACGAGGTAGTCTTCAAGGATTTGACCAACACATGAACCTGCTACTCGACTCGTCAGAAGAGATCCCTTCTGAAGGCGATTCAAAGAGTCTGGGAACCATAGTCGTTCGTGGAGATAATGTAGTTATGATCTCTCCACCACCGTCATCATAG
- a CDS encoding 50S ribosomal protein L37e: MTKGTTSMGGFTKKKVHIRCRRCGKNSFHKRHHTCASCGFPAAKIRKYSWIKWYT, from the coding sequence ATGACTAAAGGCACAACTTCAATGGGTGGTTTTACCAAAAAGAAAGTACACATCAGATGTAGAAGATGTGGAAAGAACTCTTTTCATAAAAGACACCACACCTGTGCAAGTTGCGGTTTTCCTGCAGCAAAGATTCGAAAGTACTCTTGGATCAAATGGTATACCTAA
- a CDS encoding ribose-5-phosphate isomerase RpiA: MSFDGAIKALSTDALKYVKDGNVIGLGSGRAATAFVKSLSAYTKAKNISVQGVPTSLQIKLIAEEGGIPLLEADQVDKIDVVFDGADQIDSQKYLIKGGGGALLRENILISAARKVVIMADSSKFVKNFNRKIPIEVHPLARNIVTSTLKKIGGKPEIRSLDRDYPFITENGNIIIDCDFGTIKNPKSLAQKIIGIAGVMEVGIFTRKPDVIYKAKSGGKFEEIT; this comes from the coding sequence TTGTCATTTGATGGTGCCATCAAGGCATTATCAACAGATGCTCTGAAATATGTCAAAGATGGAAATGTTATAGGGTTAGGCAGTGGGAGAGCAGCGACTGCATTTGTAAAATCATTATCAGCATATACAAAAGCAAAAAACATTTCAGTACAGGGAGTTCCAACCTCGCTTCAAATCAAATTGATTGCAGAAGAAGGAGGAATTCCATTACTTGAAGCAGACCAAGTGGACAAAATTGATGTAGTATTTGATGGTGCAGACCAGATTGATTCACAAAAATATTTGATTAAAGGCGGAGGCGGCGCACTGTTAAGAGAGAACATTTTGATCAGTGCTGCAAGAAAAGTTGTAATCATGGCAGACAGTTCAAAGTTTGTGAAAAATTTTAACAGAAAAATTCCAATAGAGGTTCATCCACTTGCAAGAAATATTGTTACAAGTACTTTAAAAAAAATTGGAGGCAAGCCTGAGATTCGTTCATTAGACAGAGATTATCCGTTTATCACAGAAAATGGAAACATCATAATTGATTGTGATTTTGGAACCATAAAAAACCCAAAGAGTCTTGCACAAAAAATTATTGGAATTGCAGGAGTCATGGAAGTTGGCATCTTTACAAGAAAGCCAGATGTAATTTACAAAGCAAAGTCTGGTGGAAAATTTGAAGAGATTACTTAA
- a CDS encoding DUF541 domain-containing protein: protein MKSKQLIATITAVLVIAVTLSVVYPTEASAQEVTPFPSREKTISVTGTAATQVEPDLLHLSFGVETQEKTAKEALEANSSLMNTVVSAIKSAGISEDEISTSSLNIYPVYESYQEKLTGHYKQELVGYKVSNILNVDTNKLGLAADIIDSAVSSGVNRVDSVYFTLSPAKHLQVKDDLLAKAVLNAKSKAEKALSPLEHHIIGVKFVSLSEFGIPAPMPMYAAFDMAEGMAMKSAPTPVFSSDQDVSTTATVVFIIGSN from the coding sequence ATGAAAAGCAAACAACTCATCGCAACAATAACTGCGGTACTTGTAATAGCTGTTACACTAAGCGTTGTATATCCAACAGAAGCTAGTGCACAGGAGGTTACTCCTTTTCCTTCACGTGAAAAGACAATCTCAGTTACTGGTACTGCAGCAACACAGGTAGAGCCTGATCTACTTCACCTATCATTTGGAGTAGAGACTCAAGAAAAAACTGCCAAAGAAGCCCTTGAAGCAAATTCTTCATTGATGAATACTGTTGTTTCTGCAATCAAATCTGCAGGAATCTCAGAAGATGAAATTAGTACATCATCTTTGAACATTTATCCTGTCTATGAAAGCTATCAAGAAAAGCTTACAGGTCATTACAAGCAAGAGTTGGTAGGCTACAAAGTATCAAACATACTAAATGTTGATACAAACAAACTTGGATTAGCAGCAGATATCATTGATAGTGCTGTCTCATCCGGTGTCAACAGAGTTGATAGCGTATACTTTACTTTGTCTCCTGCAAAACATCTACAAGTAAAAGATGATCTTTTGGCAAAAGCAGTTCTAAATGCAAAATCAAAGGCAGAAAAAGCACTTTCACCACTTGAGCACCACATCATTGGTGTAAAGTTTGTTAGTCTCTCTGAATTTGGTATCCCTGCACCAATGCCAATGTATGCAGCATTTGACATGGCTGAAGGAATGGCAATGAAGTCTGCACCAACACCTGTGTTCTCTTCCGATCAAGATGTATCTACAACTGCAACTGTTGTATTCATTATCGGAAGCAACTAA
- a CDS encoding ArsR family transcriptional regulator: MASEVKDETMSISDKVEILTTEDEKIKAIGEILSSDPSRQILKLLFNDSLTANQLAQKTGSSLPLTIYHLKKMQEAGVVKITNVGKNTKSHDMKFYTIDKLAIVILPTEMKDPAKKSKSLFNSFNRIHRLATLGAACVAAWFSSQFIQTTKTVSVDTISDETMQFSAPEMAQRGMEETAIAGSEMAIESTEMASAKMAPAAPAPPTTGEPVIDIFWSVIVVLSIVIIGLTIEIGIKSRK, from the coding sequence ATGGCCTCAGAAGTAAAAGACGAAACAATGTCTATTTCAGACAAAGTAGAGATTCTCACAACAGAGGATGAAAAGATAAAGGCCATAGGCGAGATACTAAGTTCTGATCCCAGCAGACAAATTCTCAAACTTCTCTTCAATGATTCGTTAACTGCAAATCAGCTAGCACAGAAGACAGGCTCCTCCTTACCGCTAACAATCTATCACCTTAAAAAAATGCAAGAGGCAGGTGTTGTAAAGATTACAAATGTTGGTAAAAACACAAAGTCCCATGACATGAAATTTTACACAATTGACAAGCTTGCAATAGTGATTTTGCCAACAGAAATGAAGGATCCCGCAAAGAAGAGCAAGTCATTGTTTAACTCATTTAATAGAATTCATAGGTTAGCTACTTTGGGTGCTGCCTGTGTTGCAGCATGGTTCTCATCGCAGTTCATTCAGACCACAAAGACTGTTTCTGTAGATACAATTTCAGATGAAACCATGCAGTTTTCTGCACCTGAGATGGCTCAAAGAGGCATGGAAGAGACTGCAATTGCAGGATCTGAGATGGCAATTGAGAGCACCGAGATGGCAAGTGCTAAAATGGCACCAGCAGCTCCTGCACCACCAACAACAGGCGAGCCGGTAATCGATATCTTCTGGTCCGTAATTGTTGTGTTATCCATTGTAATTATCGGATTGACAATTGAGATCGGAATAAAAAGTAGAAAATAA
- a CDS encoding peptidase, with product MITLSIIVVFVFGIFFFSQFAYAEVFIPEKEYVGYFDSDGVYTVVGAIRNWEPYPVIPTISITILDGDEIIKRDFPYVNIMPSKDLPFKFKFPEVKTDNPILNEAEIDFIVGINEATGLEVIYDNTLVVHDDGHVTGRVINTSEKTISDVKLLAVIHGKGNVVLDVGQNAVPITNLGPGEIAEFAMYPDSSVSSQVLYYSCFAPADDTIIPVSTTRNDERFFFRYDSGAWYAYAEFNDKGTELSMRMQNSYPIETYANFEFPVSSLDEKFDVTLNGEQVDFLQSIDEMGNWHVAYTVKPYSNGVLKINGFSENYEFDNTVIPLWVKDRAAAWSSGMIDEKSFINGVDFLIEEDFINTESDNELKIPKWFKNSAGWWSQGLITDEEFTQSLEFLIQNQIFH from the coding sequence GTGATAACACTTTCAATCATTGTAGTTTTTGTATTTGGCATATTCTTTTTTTCGCAATTTGCGTATGCAGAGGTATTCATTCCTGAAAAAGAATATGTTGGCTATTTTGATAGTGATGGAGTCTACACTGTTGTCGGAGCTATTAGAAATTGGGAACCCTATCCCGTAATTCCAACAATATCTATTACAATTCTTGATGGAGATGAAATTATCAAAAGGGATTTTCCATATGTCAATATCATGCCATCAAAAGACTTGCCTTTTAAATTCAAATTCCCTGAGGTAAAAACAGATAATCCTATCCTAAACGAGGCTGAAATTGATTTCATTGTAGGTATCAATGAAGCCACTGGGCTAGAAGTAATTTATGATAATACCCTTGTCGTGCATGATGATGGTCACGTAACAGGGAGAGTGATTAACACTAGTGAAAAAACAATTTCTGATGTAAAACTGCTTGCTGTAATTCACGGAAAAGGAAACGTGGTTCTAGATGTAGGACAAAATGCTGTACCTATAACAAATCTTGGGCCGGGTGAAATTGCTGAATTTGCCATGTATCCTGATTCATCTGTATCGTCTCAAGTTTTGTACTATAGTTGCTTTGCTCCAGCTGATGATACAATTATTCCTGTATCAACTACTCGTAATGATGAGAGATTCTTTTTCCGATATGATTCTGGTGCTTGGTATGCTTATGCAGAGTTTAACGATAAAGGAACAGAATTATCCATGCGAATGCAGAATAGCTATCCAATTGAAACATATGCAAATTTTGAATTTCCAGTCTCATCTTTGGATGAAAAATTCGATGTTACATTAAATGGTGAGCAAGTTGATTTTCTGCAAAGTATTGATGAGATGGGAAACTGGCATGTGGCATATACTGTTAAGCCATACTCAAACGGAGTTTTAAAAATAAATGGGTTCAGTGAAAACTATGAGTTTGACAACACAGTAATCCCACTGTGGGTAAAAGATAGAGCTGCTGCATGGTCATCTGGAATGATTGATGAAAAAAGTTTCATCAATGGTGTCGACTTTTTAATTGAAGAGGATTTCATTAACACAGAATCTGATAATGAACTTAAAATTCCAAAATGGTTTAAAAATTCTGCAGGTTGGTGGTCGCAAGGATTGATCACTGATGAAGAGTTTACACAGTCTTTGGAATTTTTAATACAAAATCAAATTTTCCACTAG
- a CDS encoding winged helix-turn-helix transcriptional regulator, whose amino-acid sequence MTNERTTHLIQVIEKNPGIKYREIMRFTGLKNGVLSHYLDKLVKSGLVQVVREPRQTRFYPLEVSETDSKIIKNLRRTTTRKIIHSLMINKEGLSFNEIVDKVNKAPSTVSFYVSQLVDEGILSLSLQDRKKIFLVKDRDSVDKLIEDYQPGLLDKPATGLEDIINAL is encoded by the coding sequence ATGACTAATGAAAGAACCACACATTTGATTCAGGTAATTGAAAAAAATCCTGGAATAAAGTATAGAGAGATTATGCGTTTTACGGGACTAAAAAACGGTGTACTAAGTCACTATTTGGATAAGCTTGTAAAATCTGGATTAGTCCAAGTTGTCCGTGAACCAAGACAGACTAGATTCTATCCATTAGAAGTTTCCGAAACAGATTCAAAGATTATTAAAAATCTCCGACGTACCACTACAAGAAAAATCATTCACAGCTTAATGATTAACAAAGAAGGCTTGTCATTTAATGAAATTGTAGATAAAGTAAACAAGGCACCATCTACTGTATCATTTTATGTATCACAACTAGTTGATGAAGGTATTTTATCACTATCACTACAGGATAGAAAGAAAATATTTCTAGTCAAGGATAGAGATTCTGTAGATAAACTAATTGAAGATTATCAGCCTGGATTATTAGATAAGCCTGCAACCGGACTGGAAGATATTATTAACGCGTTATAA
- a CDS encoding MoxR family ATPase yields MALREYEPDFQISNKDIEDLNQKSQEYAQKLSSVLEESQKVIVGQQNVIRKILISVIANGHVLLESVPGLAKTLMVKTMANIFNVEDVRIQFTPDLLPADILGTKIYKNVSGNFVTQKGPIFHNFVLADEINRAPPKVQSALLEAMQERQVSIHGDTFKLPKPFLVLATQNPIENEGTYKLPEAQVDRFALKILIGYPSKDEEVSIIERNSNGYEESVKSLIKPEEIIEIQKFNENIYADKVITEYIADIVNATRNPKEYELDLASMIEFGASPRASIWLMRAAKANALLNGRGFVIPEDVKEVAHEVLRHRVILTFEAEANGINTDKIIDFVLEKITTP; encoded by the coding sequence TTGGCACTGAGAGAGTATGAACCCGATTTTCAAATATCAAATAAGGACATAGAAGATCTAAATCAGAAATCACAAGAGTATGCTCAAAAATTATCCAGTGTATTAGAAGAGTCCCAGAAGGTAATAGTTGGACAACAGAATGTAATTAGAAAAATTCTCATTTCAGTTATTGCAAATGGTCATGTTCTACTTGAAAGTGTACCAGGTTTGGCAAAAACACTCATGGTAAAGACAATGGCAAATATTTTCAATGTAGAGGATGTTAGAATTCAGTTTACTCCAGACCTATTACCTGCAGACATTCTTGGAACAAAAATTTACAAAAATGTTTCAGGAAATTTTGTAACCCAGAAAGGACCAATCTTTCACAACTTTGTTCTAGCTGATGAGATTAATCGTGCACCACCAAAGGTTCAATCAGCATTATTAGAAGCCATGCAGGAAAGACAAGTAAGCATTCATGGTGACACATTCAAGCTACCAAAACCGTTTCTAGTTCTTGCAACACAAAATCCAATAGAAAATGAAGGAACATACAAGCTACCTGAAGCACAAGTAGACAGATTTGCACTAAAGATTTTGATTGGTTATCCTTCAAAAGATGAAGAAGTATCAATTATTGAGCGCAATTCAAACGGTTATGAAGAATCAGTAAAGTCATTGATTAAACCAGAAGAGATCATTGAGATTCAGAAATTTAATGAAAACATCTATGCAGACAAAGTAATTACAGAATACATTGCAGACATTGTAAACGCAACAAGAAATCCAAAAGAGTACGAACTTGATCTAGCTAGCATGATAGAGTTTGGAGCATCGCCAAGAGCCTCAATTTGGTTGATGAGAGCAGCAAAGGCAAATGCATTACTCAATGGAAGGGGATTCGTAATTCCTGAAGATGTAAAGGAAGTTGCACATGAAGTTCTCAGACACAGAGTTATTCTGACATTTGAGGCAGAAGCAAACGGAATTAACACAGATAAGATAATCGACTTTGTTTTAGAAAAGATCACTACACCGTAG
- a CDS encoding DUF58 domain-containing protein, protein MTNLSELLKKIKNLEINTKTLVEGMESGGYRSRFRGGGIEFSEVRGYMPGDDARRIDWNVSARYDNLFVKEFVEEKELNVYVVVDLSASNDFGFEKSKKELAFEITASLIFSALKNNDRVGMGVFTNTLEKFVPAKKGKRHMLQILQQLLDHNPSSKETNIFQSISDLYKKLRRRSVVIIISDFLSDSFSKPLQLLKLQHQVILVNISDIRERVIPDIGHAYLEDAESGEQILVNTSDKRFQEQYTKLIDDASKKIHYDARKLGIDMLNLSNEEPFDITFNQYFRNKMRSHLQ, encoded by the coding sequence ATGACTAATTTATCTGAGCTCCTAAAGAAGATAAAAAATCTTGAAATCAATACAAAGACCCTAGTTGAAGGAATGGAATCAGGAGGATACCGCTCTCGATTTCGAGGTGGCGGAATAGAGTTCTCAGAAGTGCGTGGTTACATGCCTGGAGATGATGCCAGAAGAATTGACTGGAATGTTTCTGCTCGATACGATAACCTGTTTGTCAAGGAATTTGTTGAGGAAAAGGAGCTAAACGTCTATGTGGTAGTGGATTTGTCAGCCAGTAACGATTTTGGCTTTGAGAAGAGCAAAAAAGAGCTTGCCTTTGAAATTACTGCATCACTGATATTTTCTGCATTAAAAAATAATGATAGAGTTGGAATGGGAGTTTTTACAAATACCCTGGAAAAGTTTGTTCCAGCCAAGAAGGGAAAAAGGCATATGCTACAGATTCTTCAGCAGCTTTTAGATCATAATCCTTCAAGCAAGGAGACAAACATCTTTCAGTCAATCTCAGATCTTTACAAAAAATTAAGAAGGCGCAGTGTAGTCATAATTATTTCGGATTTCTTGTCAGATTCATTTTCTAAACCATTGCAGCTCTTAAAATTACAACATCAGGTAATCTTGGTAAATATTTCAGATATTCGTGAAAGAGTAATTCCAGATATTGGACATGCATACTTGGAAGATGCTGAATCTGGAGAACAAATTTTAGTAAATACTTCGGATAAGAGATTCCAAGAGCAATACACAAAACTAATCGATGATGCATCAAAAAAAATTCATTATGATGCACGAAAGTTAGGCATTGATATGTTGAATTTAAGTAATGAAGAACCATTTGACATTACATTCAATCAATATTTTAGAAACAAGATGAGGTCACACTTACAATGA
- a CDS encoding VWA domain-containing protein — protein sequence MNIQFEFLPALLLLAIIPGLFFLYSKYNSSKKESLLKFSSLSIIKKAISGKSFLRKHLPFVLLLIVVSLIIIALANPQIPSFSVEKGINLSIVIDGSESMSAKDYQPTRMEAAKRAVSSLVGKLNQNDNVGIVLFESGATTISYMTPVKEKTIDAISSIQQSQGATALGDGVSLGIDMVSSIPDKKNILILLSDGVHNSGLITPDEAIDYAKMNNVQIHTIGLGSEEPVFLRNDVYGEPQYVELDEQTLKKIADETNGKYFKSVDEKTLNEIFTLLSSNMEYQIEWASISQWFIGAAMALLLANVYIIYGRYRIAA from the coding sequence ATGAATATTCAGTTTGAGTTCTTGCCAGCATTATTGTTACTTGCAATAATTCCAGGATTGTTTTTCTTGTATTCAAAATACAACTCTAGTAAAAAAGAATCACTTTTGAAATTTAGCTCATTGAGCATAATAAAAAAAGCAATTTCTGGAAAAAGTTTTCTTAGAAAACATCTTCCATTTGTGTTATTACTGATAGTTGTATCTCTAATAATCATTGCACTGGCAAATCCACAGATACCATCATTTTCAGTCGAAAAGGGAATTAATCTAAGTATAGTAATTGATGGTTCGGAAAGCATGTCAGCAAAAGATTATCAGCCAACGAGAATGGAGGCGGCTAAAAGAGCAGTCAGTAGTTTGGTAGGAAAATTAAATCAAAATGACAATGTTGGAATAGTTCTTTTTGAATCAGGAGCAACTACAATCTCATACATGACACCAGTCAAGGAGAAAACCATTGATGCCATTTCATCAATACAACAGAGTCAGGGAGCAACTGCCCTTGGAGACGGAGTGTCTTTGGGAATTGATATGGTATCATCAATCCCAGACAAGAAGAATATTCTCATTCTTCTTAGTGATGGTGTTCATAATTCTGGCTTAATCACGCCTGATGAGGCCATAGATTATGCTAAGATGAACAATGTTCAGATTCACACAATTGGTCTAGGTTCTGAAGAGCCAGTATTTCTAAGAAATGACGTGTATGGGGAACCACAATATGTTGAGCTAGACGAACAGACTCTGAAGAAAATTGCAGATGAGACAAATGGAAAATATTTCAAATCTGTAGATGAAAAAACTCTAAACGAAATATTCACACTTCTTAGCTCAAACATGGAATACCAAATAGAGTGGGCATCAATTAGTCAGTGGTTTATTGGTGCTGCAATGGCTTTGCTTTTAGCTAATGTCTATATCATTTATGGTAGATATAGAATTGCAGCTTAA
- a CDS encoding NADPH-dependent oxidoreductase, whose protein sequence is MMFKVAMIVGSVRRDRNGIKVAKWMEQKLKERGHQVFFIDPMELNLPLLDRMYKEMENPPENLKKLRQMIVDADGYLPITPEYNHSTSSAMKNTLDYFLEEYFFKPSAIVSYSVGGFGGVNAAAHLRQILSEMGTPAISSTYPISKVQTVFDENGNLLDEKHEKRVKRFLDEFEWYMEAMKQQRQKGTPY, encoded by the coding sequence ATTATGTTCAAGGTAGCAATGATAGTTGGCTCAGTTAGACGTGATAGAAATGGGATAAAGGTTGCCAAATGGATGGAGCAAAAACTAAAGGAGCGAGGCCATCAAGTCTTTTTCATAGATCCAATGGAATTGAATTTACCATTACTGGATAGAATGTACAAGGAAATGGAGAATCCTCCTGAAAATCTAAAAAAATTAAGACAGATGATTGTAGATGCTGATGGTTATCTTCCAATTACTCCAGAGTATAATCACAGCACTTCATCAGCTATGAAGAATACGCTGGATTATTTTTTAGAAGAGTACTTTTTCAAGCCTTCTGCAATTGTGTCATATTCTGTTGGTGGTTTTGGAGGAGTAAATGCTGCAGCACATTTGAGGCAGATTTTATCAGAGATGGGAACGCCTGCAATTTCTTCTACATATCCCATTTCCAAGGTTCAAACAGTCTTTGATGAAAATGGAAATCTTCTTGATGAAAAGCATGAAAAACGAGTAAAGCGATTCCTAGATGAATTTGAATGGTATATGGAAGCTATGAAGCAGCAAAGACAGAAAGGCACTCCATACTAA
- a CDS encoding class I SAM-dependent methyltransferase, with translation MDDKNNLPSWDAYYKENEIKKMPWYEEELDADLAEEIKNQRLSRGRFLDLGTGPGTQAAQLAKLGFEVVGTDISDNAINKAKETSKEAKFFVDDFLHSRLPDHSFDYVLDRGCYHIFDQFQRRDYMREIRRIMRDGSILFLKVMSKDEKDLPQDEGPYRFSKNDIINAFENGFEINSIKPTVYYGTLDPLPKALFAVMTKRATFL, from the coding sequence TTGGATGATAAAAACAACCTACCAAGTTGGGATGCATACTACAAAGAAAATGAGATAAAAAAGATGCCATGGTATGAGGAAGAGCTTGACGCAGACTTGGCAGAAGAGATAAAAAATCAAAGGCTGAGTAGAGGAAGATTTTTGGATCTAGGAACTGGACCAGGCACTCAAGCAGCACAGCTAGCAAAGTTAGGCTTTGAGGTAGTTGGTACAGACATTTCAGATAATGCCATTAACAAAGCAAAAGAGACATCAAAAGAAGCAAAATTTTTTGTAGATGATTTTTTGCATTCTAGGCTGCCAGACCATTCGTTTGATTATGTACTAGACAGAGGATGCTATCACATCTTTGATCAATTCCAAAGACGCGATTACATGAGAGAGATTAGGAGAATTATGCGTGATGGTTCCATCTTATTTCTTAAAGTAATGAGCAAAGACGAAAAAGATCTTCCACAAGATGAAGGACCGTATAGATTTTCAAAAAATGACATCATCAATGCGTTTGAAAACGGATTTGAGATAAACAGCATAAAACCAACAGTGTATTATGGGACGCTTGATCCTCTACCAAAAGCATTATTTGCAGTAATGACAAAGAGGGCCACCTTTCTTTAG